A genomic window from Companilactobacillus alimentarius DSM 20249 includes:
- the hslV gene encoding ATP-dependent protease subunit HslV: protein MTTIVAVKHNNHTAIAGDGQVTLGEKYIMKGSAHKVRRIFDDQVVIGFAGGVADAITLQDWLEKKLKAYSGNLKRAAVELAQDWRKDPTLQKLEAMLIAMDKDNLLLISGSGEVIEPDEDVVAIGSGGNFAQAAAIAMQRHAKDMDAQEMAVEAIKIASSIDIFTNENIISDKF from the coding sequence ATGACTACAATAGTTGCTGTAAAACATAATAACCACACAGCCATCGCTGGTGATGGTCAAGTTACATTAGGCGAGAAATATATTATGAAAGGCTCAGCTCACAAAGTTAGACGGATCTTTGATGACCAAGTCGTTATCGGATTTGCTGGTGGAGTTGCTGATGCAATCACTCTTCAAGATTGGCTAGAAAAGAAGTTAAAAGCTTATTCTGGTAATTTAAAGCGAGCTGCTGTCGAATTAGCTCAAGACTGGAGAAAGGATCCAACCCTGCAAAAATTGGAAGCAATGTTAATCGCAATGGATAAAGATAACTTGCTGTTGATTTCTGGTAGTGGTGAAGTGATCGAACCAGATGAAGATGTTGTAGCTATTGGTTCTGGTGGTAATTTTGCTCAAGCTGCTGCGATTGCCATGCAACGTCACGCCAAGGATATGGATGCTCAAGAAATGGCTGTTGAAGCTATTAAAATTGCCTCAAGTATCGATATTTTTACAAATGAGAATATTATTTCAGATAAATTTTAG
- the dprA gene encoding DNA-processing protein DprA has product MLKKEWGLDKFHQFLLLLDSQSINNLQAINYLDDQYPELLRTIYNPPALLFFEGNIALLKTECIAIVGSRQATDYSFRCIGGLVPRLVNRYTIVSGLAKGVDSWAHQATLRNHGQTIAVIGSGLDTFYPRENRNLQVEIMTKGLVISEYPPKTSIEPWHFPQRNRIIAGLSQKVIITEAKKRSGSLITADLALENNRDVWAIPGRIDVTLSAGCNRLIEEGAMPLINFNDL; this is encoded by the coding sequence TTGCTCAAAAAAGAATGGGGACTTGATAAATTTCATCAGTTTCTACTATTATTAGATAGTCAGTCAATAAATAATTTACAAGCGATAAATTACCTTGATGACCAATACCCCGAATTATTAAGAACAATTTATAATCCACCGGCACTCTTGTTTTTTGAAGGAAATATTGCTTTACTTAAAACGGAATGTATTGCGATCGTGGGTTCAAGACAAGCGACAGATTACAGTTTTCGTTGCATTGGTGGTCTTGTTCCGCGACTTGTAAATCGTTATACTATTGTGAGCGGATTAGCTAAGGGCGTTGATTCGTGGGCACATCAAGCGACTTTGAGAAATCATGGTCAAACAATTGCTGTTATTGGAAGCGGTTTGGATACATTTTATCCAAGGGAAAATCGTAACTTGCAAGTCGAGATTATGACTAAAGGGTTAGTAATCAGCGAGTATCCTCCGAAAACTTCAATAGAGCCTTGGCACTTTCCTCAACGAAATCGAATCATCGCGGGTCTTAGTCAAAAAGTCATTATTACTGAAGCAAAGAAGCGCAGTGGATCCTTGATTACAGCGGATTTAGCTTTGGAAAATAACCGTGATGTTTGGGCCATCCCCGGAAGAATCGATGTTACTCTTTCAGCTGGATGCAATAGATTGATTGAAGAGGGAGCAATGCCCTTGATTAATTTTAATGATTTGTAA
- the ylqF gene encoding ribosome biogenesis GTPase YlqF — translation MALQWYPGHMNKAKNQVQDRLKLVDIVLEIVDARLPFSSRNPVLEQIIDQKKHIIILNKSDLADPKVTADWKLNFEQEGTKSIELDAKHNKGLGKIKSLIRSELSEKIDRYEQNGVQNYRIKAMCIGIPNVGKSTILNRLVGKNVAVTGNKPGVTKNQNWLKTNIGIDLLDTPGILWPKIDDPKVGMKLALSGAIKDKIYAPDDVAIYALNFLETHYMDQFLESYKLDKSDIFNHTTPELLMDLTKKFGYKEDYDRASRRIIDDVRKLKLGRLTFDIPGEFYEE, via the coding sequence ATGGCTTTACAATGGTATCCAGGACATATGAACAAGGCAAAGAATCAAGTACAGGACCGACTTAAATTAGTCGACATTGTTCTTGAAATTGTCGATGCAAGATTACCCTTTTCGTCAAGAAATCCGGTTTTGGAACAAATAATTGATCAAAAAAAGCATATTATTATTCTTAATAAATCCGACTTGGCTGATCCTAAAGTGACCGCTGATTGGAAGCTTAACTTTGAACAGGAAGGAACAAAGTCAATCGAGCTCGATGCCAAGCACAACAAGGGACTTGGAAAAATTAAGAGTCTGATTCGAAGCGAACTATCTGAAAAAATTGATCGTTACGAGCAAAATGGTGTCCAAAATTATCGAATTAAAGCAATGTGTATCGGAATCCCTAATGTTGGAAAATCTACAATTTTGAATCGCCTAGTAGGTAAAAACGTTGCTGTCACTGGTAATAAGCCTGGCGTAACCAAGAATCAAAATTGGCTAAAAACAAATATTGGAATTGATCTTCTAGACACCCCTGGTATCCTATGGCCTAAAATTGATGATCCTAAGGTAGGAATGAAGTTGGCTTTGTCAGGAGCCATCAAGGATAAAATCTATGCTCCAGATGACGTGGCAATTTATGCCTTGAACTTTTTGGAAACACATTATATGGACCAATTTTTAGAAAGCTATAAATTAGACAAGTCGGATATTTTCAATCACACTACACCGGAACTCTTAATGGATTTGACTAAGAAGTTTGGCTACAAAGAGGATTACGATCGTGCCTCCAGAAGAATTATTGATGATGTTCGGAAATTGAAATTGGGACGATTGACCTTTGATATTCCTGGGGAGTTTTATGAAGAATAA
- a CDS encoding YpmS family protein, producing the protein MKNKNYWKYAFIVLVAILVVGFGYLGTKVLSSPTENYQVSSKINNDDKVFTVNMDKAEANKMAQYYLKNTLNDGKTDYQLVLKKDAELSGAISFLGAKIHFTILMQPYAKTNGDVLLKAKQMKIGDLSLPISFVMNYIKNSFKTPNWVSINGKDKTVLLKFTKFTTSEGYGIRAKNIDLKNDKLSFEVLNTKITDNQ; encoded by the coding sequence ATGAAAAATAAGAATTATTGGAAATACGCATTTATTGTCCTAGTGGCAATTTTAGTAGTTGGATTTGGTTATTTAGGAACGAAAGTTTTAAGTTCACCAACTGAAAATTATCAGGTTAGCTCAAAAATAAATAATGATGACAAAGTCTTTACCGTTAATATGGACAAGGCTGAAGCCAATAAAATGGCTCAATATTATTTAAAGAATACCTTGAATGATGGTAAAACAGATTATCAATTGGTTTTGAAAAAAGATGCTGAGTTATCTGGAGCAATATCATTTTTAGGAGCAAAGATTCATTTTACGATTTTAATGCAACCATATGCTAAGACTAATGGGGATGTCCTATTAAAGGCCAAACAAATGAAGATTGGAGACTTATCATTGCCAATTTCATTTGTAATGAATTATATTAAGAATAGCTTCAAGACGCCTAATTGGGTAAGCATTAACGGTAAGGATAAGACTGTTCTCTTAAAATTTACAAAGTTTACTACGAGTGAAGGTTATGGTATTCGAGCTAAGAATATTGACTTGAAGAATGATAAATTATCATTTGAAGTACTTAATACTAAAATTACCGACAATCAATAA
- the topA gene encoding type I DNA topoisomerase, giving the protein MPSTQKNLVIVESPSKAKTIEKYLGRNYHVVASLGHVRDLPKSQMGVDIEHNYEPKYISIRGKGPVIKDLKKEAKKAKRVYLAADPDREGEAIAWHVSHLLGLDDQDKNRVVFNEITKDKVKQAFKTPRTIDMKLVDAQQARRVLDRLVGYSISPILWAKVKKGLSAGRVQSIALKLVIEKENDIKKFVPQEYWTIESTFKHGKDKFKANFYGLDGKKAELNSNAQVQDVLGKIDKKSDFNVDKVTKKERKRFPAAPFTTSSLQQEANKRLNYKTRKTMMIAQQLYEGINLGRKEGTVGLITYMRTDSKRISKVAEAEASKFIHEEYGERFATIKERKDKNQEGAQDAHEAIRPSSVMRTPKSLKDILSRDQYRLYNLIWSRFVASQMTPAIFDTMTVDLSQNGVMFRANGSKMKFEGYRKVYQSTSESSKKDNILPDIVENDKAKLQTNDPAQHFTQPPARFTEASLVKALEENGVGRPSTYSPTIDTIQRRYYVKLNGKSFEPTELGEIVDNLIQNYFPDIVNIDFTANLEDELDHIEEGKEDWVKVVDRYYKPFAKELESAEDKIEKVQIKDEPAGMDCDICGAPMVIKMGRYGKFYACSRFPDCRNTKPIVKEIGVVCPKCKKGQVIERKSKKNRIFYGCSRYPDCDFVSWDKPIGRDCPKDGHYLVEKKVKGGRQVICPNGDYEEDIQK; this is encoded by the coding sequence GTGCCATCAACACAAAAGAATTTGGTGATCGTTGAATCACCATCAAAAGCTAAAACAATTGAAAAGTATTTGGGACGTAATTATCACGTGGTTGCAAGCTTAGGTCATGTTCGTGATTTACCTAAGAGTCAAATGGGTGTCGATATTGAACATAACTATGAGCCAAAGTATATTTCCATTCGTGGTAAGGGTCCAGTAATCAAAGATTTAAAAAAGGAAGCTAAAAAAGCTAAACGAGTTTATCTGGCAGCCGATCCGGATCGTGAAGGGGAAGCCATTGCTTGGCACGTCTCACACCTTCTAGGATTAGATGATCAAGATAAAAATCGAGTTGTTTTTAATGAAATTACTAAGGATAAAGTAAAGCAAGCATTTAAAACACCTCGGACGATTGATATGAAACTAGTAGACGCCCAACAGGCAAGACGTGTTCTGGATCGTTTAGTCGGTTATTCTATTTCTCCTATCCTTTGGGCTAAAGTTAAAAAGGGTCTGAGTGCCGGACGAGTTCAATCGATTGCTTTGAAATTAGTGATTGAAAAAGAAAATGATATTAAAAAATTCGTCCCACAAGAATATTGGACGATTGAATCTACTTTTAAACATGGTAAGGATAAATTCAAAGCTAATTTCTATGGTTTAGATGGTAAAAAAGCTGAATTGAACAGTAATGCTCAAGTACAAGATGTTTTAGGAAAAATTGATAAAAAGTCAGACTTTAACGTTGATAAAGTTACTAAAAAAGAACGTAAGAGATTCCCGGCTGCACCATTCACAACTAGTTCCCTACAACAGGAAGCCAATAAGCGTTTAAATTATAAAACTAGAAAAACAATGATGATTGCTCAACAGTTGTACGAAGGAATCAATTTAGGTCGCAAAGAAGGTACTGTAGGTTTAATCACATACATGCGTACCGATTCTAAGCGGATCTCAAAAGTTGCTGAAGCTGAAGCTTCTAAGTTTATTCATGAAGAATATGGCGAGCGTTTTGCTACAATAAAAGAACGTAAGGATAAGAATCAAGAAGGTGCTCAAGATGCCCATGAAGCTATCCGCCCATCTTCAGTAATGAGAACTCCTAAATCATTGAAGGATATTTTAAGTCGTGATCAATATCGTTTATATAATTTGATCTGGTCAAGATTTGTTGCTAGTCAAATGACACCAGCAATTTTTGATACGATGACGGTCGATCTTTCACAAAATGGTGTTATGTTCAGGGCTAATGGTTCTAAGATGAAATTCGAAGGTTATCGAAAAGTTTATCAAAGTACTTCTGAAAGTAGTAAGAAAGATAATATTTTACCGGACATTGTCGAAAATGATAAAGCTAAGTTGCAGACAAATGATCCAGCTCAACACTTTACTCAACCGCCAGCACGCTTTACTGAGGCTTCACTTGTTAAAGCTTTGGAAGAAAATGGTGTCGGTCGTCCTTCTACTTATTCACCAACTATTGATACCATTCAACGTCGTTATTACGTCAAGCTCAACGGTAAGAGTTTTGAACCTACTGAATTAGGTGAAATCGTTGATAATTTAATTCAAAATTACTTCCCCGATATCGTAAATATTGATTTTACGGCTAACTTGGAAGATGAATTGGATCATATTGAAGAAGGTAAAGAGGATTGGGTCAAAGTAGTTGATCGTTATTACAAGCCTTTTGCTAAAGAGTTAGAATCTGCTGAAGACAAGATTGAAAAGGTACAGATCAAAGATGAGCCCGCAGGGATGGATTGTGATATCTGTGGGGCACCAATGGTAATCAAGATGGGAAGATATGGTAAATTCTATGCCTGTTCTAGATTCCCAGATTGTCGTAATACTAAGCCAATTGTTAAAGAAATTGGAGTTGTTTGTCCTAAGTGTAAGAAGGGACAAGTCATCGAAAGGAAATCAAAGAAGAATCGGATTTTTTATGGTTGTTCACGCTATCCTGACTGTGATTTCGTTTCATGGGATAAGCCTATTGGACGTGATTGTCCTAAGGATGGTCACTATTTAGTAGAGAAGAAAGTTAAAGGTGGTCGTCAAGTAATCTGTCCAAATGGAGATTATGAAGAGGATATTCAAAAATAA
- a CDS encoding GDSL-type esterase/lipase family protein, which translates to MKKKRIWIILIIVIIVAVGAGYYFFNNNSNNEQTSQVAKTDSKKAKPKKKVIPKKKQINIVAIGDSLTQGVGDSRKNGGGYVTRLRTKVQSKYNVKTQAANYGVSGDTSNQIMARIKSDKKMHQDLPKADIITVTVGGNDFMHLLQRKGLDLTAGEIADEQVQFDKRLKKLLTDIRNYNENAPIYLVGIYNPFSIYLSNVKNAKIAFINWNKGSEKVAAGFKKTYFVDINNLYQTKQINKKVQKSGVNPYLYKKDHFHPNGVGYDMMTQKIFVKVNDTTKEWLFK; encoded by the coding sequence ATGAAGAAAAAAAGAATTTGGATCATATTAATAATAGTAATTATAGTAGCAGTCGGAGCTGGATATTATTTTTTCAATAATAATTCTAATAATGAGCAAACCAGTCAAGTCGCTAAAACAGATAGCAAGAAGGCAAAGCCTAAGAAAAAAGTCATCCCTAAAAAGAAGCAGATCAACATTGTTGCAATAGGAGATTCCTTGACGCAGGGCGTTGGGGATTCTAGGAAAAATGGTGGCGGTTATGTCACACGTCTGAGGACAAAGGTACAATCAAAGTACAATGTTAAAACGCAAGCTGCTAATTATGGGGTATCAGGCGATACTAGTAACCAAATTATGGCACGAATAAAATCAGATAAAAAAATGCATCAGGATCTACCTAAGGCTGATATCATTACAGTAACCGTTGGTGGAAATGATTTTATGCATTTATTACAACGTAAGGGACTAGATTTAACTGCCGGCGAGATTGCAGATGAACAAGTGCAGTTTGATAAACGGCTAAAAAAATTGTTGACTGATATTAGAAATTATAATGAAAACGCTCCAATTTATTTGGTTGGGATTTATAATCCTTTCAGTATCTATTTATCAAATGTAAAAAATGCTAAAATAGCCTTTATTAATTGGAACAAGGGGTCAGAAAAAGTGGCCGCTGGTTTCAAGAAGACTTATTTTGTTGATATTAATAATTTGTATCAGACTAAACAAATCAATAAAAAAGTCCAAAAGAGTGGTGTCAATCCTTATCTCTATAAGAAGGACCATTTTCATCCTAATGGGGTAGGCTACGATATGATGACACAGAAAATATTTGTTAAGGTGAATGATACGACAAAGGAGTGGCTGTTTAAGTAA
- a CDS encoding ribonuclease HII, which yields MKNKYTISEIRTFLKQDAKPELLDELAQDTRIGVKKLLEQYFKRQKRTTELMEKFHHKEFLEKPFWDQNLAVAGVDEVGRGPLAGPVVTAAVILPPDNTLYEVDDSKKLSITKRNELYKKICEQAVDISVALGSPKLIDQENIYHATELTMRDSIKNLYLRPDHILVDAMTIPVDIRQTKLIKGDSKSLSIGAASIVAKVARDRLMTMYSKIYPEFDFEDNDGYGTKKHLTALDKFGRTRIHRLSFSPVRKITKLY from the coding sequence ATGAAGAATAAGTATACAATTTCAGAAATAAGAACCTTTTTGAAACAAGACGCAAAGCCAGAATTATTAGATGAATTAGCTCAGGATACAAGAATTGGTGTAAAAAAATTATTAGAGCAATATTTTAAGCGTCAAAAACGGACTACGGAGTTGATGGAGAAATTTCATCATAAAGAGTTTTTGGAGAAGCCCTTCTGGGATCAGAATTTAGCCGTTGCCGGTGTTGATGAAGTAGGTCGTGGACCTTTGGCTGGTCCAGTGGTGACCGCGGCTGTAATCCTGCCTCCAGACAATACCTTATACGAAGTGGATGATTCTAAAAAGTTGTCCATCACTAAGCGCAATGAATTGTATAAGAAAATCTGTGAACAAGCCGTTGACATTAGTGTGGCACTTGGAAGTCCTAAATTGATTGATCAAGAAAATATTTATCATGCCACTGAGTTAACGATGCGTGATTCGATCAAGAATCTCTACTTGCGTCCCGACCACATTTTAGTTGATGCAATGACGATTCCTGTCGATATCAGGCAGACTAAATTGATCAAGGGTGATTCCAAGTCATTGAGCATTGGTGCAGCTAGTATCGTCGCTAAGGTGGCTAGGGACCGTTTGATGACGATGTATAGTAAAATATACCCGGAGTTTGACTTTGAAGATAATGATGGCTATGGAACTAAGAAACATTTAACCGCATTAGATAAGTTTGGTCGAACGAGGATTCATCGTCTGAGTTTTTCACCGGTTAGAAAGATTACTAAATTATATTAA
- the xerC gene encoding tyrosine recombinase XerC — MIEKDLIDKFVDNLMINHHYSKETKKSYLEDIDNFVSFLSQNGGFNGFTKINRLDAETYLTYLDEKDYADETIARRVSALRSFYNFLVRNKFVKQNPFDLIQLRHKGRKLPRFFYEKEMNQLFDAVKGDDPLSQRNSALLELLYATGMRVSECANLLLDQLDFDNSIVLIHGKGDKDRYVPFGSYARSALKRYFDQGRKELMTKNHQDHQFVFVNNRGKGLTSRGIEYILNQIIKKTSLTSDIHPHMIRHTFATHMLEHGADLRTVQELLGHASLSTTQIYTHVTMEHLQNDYKKYFPR, encoded by the coding sequence ATGATAGAAAAAGATTTAATCGATAAATTTGTTGATAATTTAATGATTAATCACCATTACTCAAAAGAAACAAAAAAATCTTATTTAGAAGATATAGATAATTTTGTTTCTTTTTTGTCTCAAAATGGTGGCTTTAATGGCTTTACCAAGATCAACCGACTTGATGCTGAGACGTATTTGACTTATTTAGATGAAAAAGATTATGCTGATGAAACAATTGCTCGAAGAGTCTCTGCTTTGCGGTCTTTTTATAACTTCTTAGTGCGAAATAAATTCGTTAAACAAAATCCGTTTGATTTGATTCAATTACGTCACAAGGGTCGTAAGTTGCCAAGATTCTTTTATGAAAAAGAAATGAATCAGCTGTTTGATGCAGTTAAGGGCGATGATCCTTTATCGCAGAGAAATTCCGCATTGTTAGAATTGCTCTATGCCACTGGCATGCGTGTGAGTGAATGTGCTAATCTATTATTAGATCAATTGGATTTTGATAATAGTATCGTTTTGATTCATGGAAAAGGCGATAAGGATCGGTATGTTCCCTTTGGAAGCTACGCAAGATCTGCATTGAAGAGATACTTTGATCAAGGACGAAAAGAGTTGATGACTAAGAATCATCAAGATCATCAATTCGTTTTTGTAAATAATCGTGGTAAAGGGTTGACTAGTCGTGGAATTGAATATATTCTGAATCAAATTATTAAGAAAACTAGTTTGACTTCTGATATTCATCCCCATATGATACGCCATACTTTTGCCACACACATGTTGGAACATGGAGCCGATTTGCGGACGGTTCAAGAATTACTAGGTCATGCTAGTCTTTCGACGACCCAGATCTATACCCATGTGACCATGGAGCATTTACAAAATGATTATAAAAAATATTTTCCGAGGTAA
- a CDS encoding YozE family protein, which produces MRRSFYEYLMTLRNADSVEPEAEFANNAFHDQSFPKHEESYQKISDYLELNAGYLPSMTIFDEAYQKYQEIDKK; this is translated from the coding sequence ATGAGAAGAAGTTTTTACGAATATTTAATGACTCTCCGTAATGCAGATAGTGTTGAACCGGAAGCAGAATTTGCGAATAATGCTTTTCACGATCAATCATTTCCGAAGCATGAAGAGAGCTATCAAAAAATATCCGATTATCTTGAATTGAATGCTGGATATTTACCAAGCATGACAATTTTTGATGAGGCGTATCAAAAGTATCAAGAAATCGATAAGAAATAG
- a CDS encoding DegV family protein: MSKVKILADSSVQLTPEEIEKYDISIVPLTISIDEKTYVDGVNITREEFVREMDSSKDLPKTSQPSIGTFMDIIDKVPDDYTDILALIMTPSISGTINAARQVADMVDRNVEVIDTEFTDRAQGFQVIQAAKMAQAGKSVAEIKKALDEIREHTYLYMGVTSIENILRGGRLSRFAGTLSTLLNINLVLTVKNNSLNIAKRGRGRKTIEKYMNNVMEEIKGLKNIKAVGISYVDKMDYVNELKAKLEEIIPDVPLLIRVTSPVIATHAGSGAFAIEFYTE, from the coding sequence CAGAAGAAATAGAAAAGTACGATATCAGTATCGTTCCTTTAACCATCAGTATTGACGAGAAAACTTATGTTGATGGTGTAAATATTACTCGTGAAGAATTTGTTCGTGAAATGGATTCTTCCAAGGATTTGCCTAAGACGTCACAACCATCCATTGGAACATTTATGGACATAATTGATAAAGTTCCAGATGACTATACTGACATCTTGGCATTAATAATGACACCATCAATCAGTGGAACCATTAATGCAGCTAGACAAGTGGCTGATATGGTCGATCGAAATGTTGAAGTTATCGACACAGAATTTACAGATCGGGCTCAAGGGTTCCAAGTGATTCAAGCAGCCAAAATGGCTCAAGCAGGTAAATCTGTAGCTGAAATCAAAAAAGCTTTAGATGAGATCCGTGAGCATACATATTTATATATGGGTGTTACAAGTATTGAGAATATTCTACGTGGTGGACGCTTGAGTCGTTTTGCCGGAACATTGTCAACACTTTTGAATATCAATTTAGTTTTGACGGTAAAGAACAATAGTTTGAATATTGCTAAACGTGGTCGTGGTCGTAAAACGATTGAAAAATATATGAATAACGTAATGGAAGAAATCAAAGGTTTGAAAAATATTAAAGCCGTAGGGATTTCTTATGTTGATAAGATGGATTATGTCAACGAATTGAAGGCTAAATTAGAAGAGATAATTCCAGATGTACCTTTACTCATTAGAGTAACGAGTCCTGTTATAGCAACACATGCAGGATCTGGGGCCTTTGCAATTGAATTTTACACAGAGTAA
- the hslU gene encoding ATP-dependent protease ATPase subunit HslU, producing the protein MDTDTLTPKEIVAQLDNYIIGQTDAKKAVAIALYNRYRRLQVPEKLQQEITPKNLMMIGPTGVGKTEIARRLAKVVHAPFVKVEATKFTEVGYVGRDVESMVRDLVSMAVSMVEKEKFDEIRPEVRRDVDKKLVKLLAPGVKKEQRQNNPNDFSSMLSAMQNNANLGSIFNNNGTDDEDPDTNAEVTDEVRDQRLSVKEQLDKGLLEDEEVTIKVEESKKVGPMDDQMGQMGVDMSGMMDSLIPKKKVTRTLPVKEARELLIQQESEKRVDHDEIYQKAIDRTQNKGIIFIDEFDKITAGEKKNSGEVSREGVQRDILPIVEGSRINTKYGPVDTDHILFIASGAFAESKPSDLIAELQGRFPIRVELKDLTEDDFIQILTKPDNALTKQYVALTKADGIHLTFTKESVEEIAKIAFDLNNSNQNIGARRLSTVLEKILADILYEGPDMQMGDITITREYVRQQVGKIAEDQDLSRYIL; encoded by the coding sequence ATGGACACAGATACATTAACACCGAAAGAAATTGTGGCTCAATTGGACAATTATATTATTGGCCAAACTGATGCTAAAAAAGCTGTGGCGATTGCTCTTTATAATCGTTACCGTCGTTTGCAAGTTCCTGAAAAATTACAACAAGAGATTACTCCTAAGAACTTAATGATGATCGGACCTACGGGTGTTGGTAAAACGGAAATTGCTCGAAGACTGGCAAAGGTAGTACACGCTCCCTTTGTAAAAGTCGAAGCAACTAAATTTACTGAGGTCGGATACGTAGGTCGAGATGTTGAATCTATGGTTCGTGATCTTGTCAGTATGGCCGTTTCAATGGTTGAAAAGGAAAAGTTTGATGAAATCAGACCAGAAGTTCGCCGTGATGTAGATAAGAAATTGGTTAAATTATTGGCTCCTGGTGTTAAAAAAGAACAACGTCAAAATAATCCAAATGATTTTTCAAGCATGTTAAGCGCCATGCAAAATAATGCCAATCTAGGTAGCATTTTTAATAACAATGGTACTGATGATGAAGATCCTGATACCAATGCTGAGGTTACCGATGAAGTTCGTGATCAACGTCTCAGTGTTAAAGAACAATTGGACAAGGGTTTGCTTGAAGATGAAGAAGTAACTATTAAAGTTGAAGAGTCCAAAAAAGTTGGCCCAATGGATGATCAAATGGGTCAAATGGGCGTTGATATGAGTGGAATGATGGACTCATTGATTCCTAAGAAAAAGGTTACGAGAACTTTGCCCGTTAAAGAAGCTCGTGAATTGTTGATTCAACAAGAATCAGAGAAACGTGTTGATCACGATGAAATTTACCAAAAGGCTATTGATCGAACTCAGAATAAGGGAATTATTTTTATTGATGAGTTCGATAAGATCACTGCTGGTGAAAAGAAGAACTCTGGTGAAGTATCTCGTGAAGGGGTTCAACGTGACATTTTGCCAATCGTTGAAGGTTCAAGAATCAATACTAAGTATGGCCCAGTCGATACTGATCATATTCTTTTCATTGCTTCAGGTGCTTTTGCTGAAAGTAAGCCAAGTGATTTGATTGCTGAATTACAAGGTCGTTTCCCTATTCGAGTTGAATTGAAAGATTTGACAGAAGATGACTTTATTCAAATATTAACTAAGCCTGATAATGCTTTGACAAAACAATATGTTGCTTTGACTAAAGCTGATGGAATTCATTTGACTTTCACTAAAGAATCCGTTGAAGAAATTGCTAAAATTGCTTTTGATTTAAACAACAGCAATCAAAATATTGGTGCCAGAAGACTTTCAACCGTACTAGAAAAAATTCTAGCTGATATTCTTTATGAAGGTCCAGACATGCAGATGGGTGATATTACAATTACACGTGAGTACGTTCGTCAACAAGTCGGAAAGATTGCAGAAGATCAAGATCTATCACGCTACATTCTATAG